A portion of the Hoplias malabaricus isolate fHopMal1 chromosome 1, fHopMal1.hap1, whole genome shotgun sequence genome contains these proteins:
- the LOC136686144 gene encoding myeloid cell surface antigen CD33-like gives MWAEGRYLIIWLCFQVNFSPVFSDVWMADVVPKMNVLVSSCVVVPCSFKYPGEKQSRSRIRGIWHKIKDSKTNFIYHPDSTNILENFKGRTKLLGNLGSPEHNCTLEIDEVRDHDNGPFCFRIEIPNVEMYSYSQNCVSFTMMPKPEDPKIVKIDIFEEGTAASLRCFVTHTCPSHPPTITWSHFNSEATQSTRYLDNGIWEVESLLTFTPTEEDDHTKITCSINFHGNKKSEATARLSVKRKSKLTHIIIPIVAVLGSALLFGGICYFMSKKYKRRIQELQSRNENGLWNRMSRMSRR, from the exons ATGTGGGCAGAGGGGAGATATCTAATTATCTGGCTCTGTTTTCAAG TGAACTTCAGCCCAGTTTTTTCTGACGTTTGGATGGCAGACGTTGTCCCAAAAATGAATGTGCTGGTCTCTTCTTGTGTGGTGGTGCCCTGCTCGTTCAAGTATCCTGGAGAAAAACAATCACGTTCACGTATAAGGGGGATATGGCacaaaataaaagacagcaaaacaaattttatttatcaTCCAGATTCCActaatattttagaaaatttcAAAGGTCGCACCAAACTGCTTGGGAACTTGGGATCTCCTGAACATAACTGCACTTTAGAGATAGATGAAGTCAGAGACCATGACAATGGCCCGTTCTGTTTCAGAATTGAAATCCCAAATGTAGAAATGTATTCTTATTCTCAAAACTGCGTGTCCTTCACCATGATGC CTAAACCAGAGGATCCAAAAATAGTAAAAATTGACATATTTGAAGAGGGTACTGCTGCTTCGTTGAGGTGTtttgtcacacacacctgcccttCCCACCCCCCAACCATCACCTGGAGCCATTTCAATAGTGAAGCCACACAGAGCACCAGGTACCTCGATAATGGAATCTGGGAAGTGGAGTCTTTGCTGACATTCACTCCAACAGAGGAGGACGATCACACAAAAATCACCTGTAGCATTAATTTTCATGGTAATAAGAAGTCTGAAGCTACTGCTCGCCTGTCTGTTAAAA GAAAATCAAAACTCACTCACATCATAATTCCAATCGTAGCTGTGCTTGGAAGTGCTCTTTTATTTGGAGggatttgttattttatgagCAAGAAATATAA GAGACGTATTCAAGAGCTCCAGTCTAGAAATGAAAATGG ACTTTGGAACCGAATGTCTAGAATGTCCCGAAGGTAA
- the LOC136700439 gene encoding myelin-associated glycoprotein-like, giving the protein MKGKLVLLWLCLQAIFTTGFSEDWTAQVEPEMKALVESYVVVPCTFNYPGKKESASRIRGIWHKKDDKKINIYHEDSTLISDNFKGRTKLPGHLGAPDHNCTLEIDEVKDHDNGPYCFRAELIEADKFSFVEKCVLFTMIQRPDPPEVQEPETLEEGVPTTLKCFVKHTCPSHPPHSHLE; this is encoded by the exons ATGAAGGGGAAATTAGTCCTTCTGTGGCTTTGTCTTCAAG CAATCTTCACCACTGGGTTTTCTGAAGATTGGACGGCACAAGTTGAACCTGAAATGAAAGCACTGGTTGAATCCTATGTGGTCGTGCCCTGCACATTCAATTATCCTGGGAAAAAAGAATCAGCTTCACGTATAAGGGGAATCTGGCACAAAAAAGATGACAAGAAAATAAACATCTATCATGAAGATTCAACTCTAATTTCAGACAACTTCAAGGGTCGCACAAAATTGCCTGGGCACTTGGGAGCTCCtgatcacaactgcactttagaGATAGATGAAGTCAAAGATCATGACAATGGACCGTACTGTTTCAGAGCTGAACTCATAGAGGCAGATAAATTTTCCTTTGTGGAGAAATGTGTGTTATTCACCATGATCC AACGGCCAGATCCACCAGAAGTGCAAGAACCAGAAACATTGGAAGAAGGAGTTCCAACTACATTAAAATGCTTTGTCAAGCACACCTGcccctcccaccccccccacTCTCACCTGGAGTAA
- the LOC136686184 gene encoding myelin-associated glycoprotein-like: MKAGKKVTTTCSVCHSCPSDPPCLTWSHQGNVSSQSQQQTNAQWKITSSLSFIPSKLDHNTVLICTALFSGERKFMSSTPLSFTYPPDSVEVVFNSFVKEGDSVNLKCSSDCNPAARSFQWFNKSGALLSEGHTYTLKSVKRHTEPLYCTVTNAEGQARSRLIQLNVLYPPEFKPGSSCTTEIFTVTCLCMVDSHPASDIKWWASDPSELLNSSSSERHGSLTSVTLKGRLHSDVVQPGEFHSNSNSSSKRSTYVHCCCCLCISCDPHYWPHCVDSKMLQGDRTD; encoded by the exons ATGAAAGCAGGGAAGAAGGTGACCACTACCTGTTCTGTGTGTCACTCCTGTCCTTCTGACCCTCCTTGTCTCACCTGGAGCCACCAGGGGAATGTCAGCAGCCAATCCCAGCAGCAAACCAATGCTCAGTGGAAGATAACATCATCTTTGAGCTTTATCCCCTCCAAACTGGACCACAATACAGTGCTCATCTGCACAGCTCTGTTTTCAGGAGAGAGGAAATTTATGAGTTCCACACCTCTCAGTTTCACCT ATCCTCCAGACAGTGTTGAGGTGGTCTTCAATTCATTTGTGAAGGAGGGAGATTCGGTCAATCTGAAGTGCTCCAGTGACTGCAACCCTGCTGCTCGCAGCTTCCAGTGGTTTAATAAGAGCGGGGCATTGTTGTCAGAAGGACACACGTATACACTGAAGAGTGTAAAAAGACACACTGAGCCCCTCTACTGCACGGTCACTAACGCAGAGGGACAAGCCAGGTCCAGACTGATACAGCTCAATGTATTGT ATCCCCCTGAGTTCAAACCTGGCTCTTCTTGTACCACAGAGATCTTCACAGTGACGTGTTTGTGCATGGTGGACTCTCACCCAGCCAGTGACATCAAGTGGTGGGCCTCAGATCCCTCAGAACTGCTCAACAGCTCCAGCAGTGAGAGACATGGCTCTCTTACCAGTGTGACTCTAAAGGGAAGGTTACACTCAGATGTTGTGCAGCCAGGGGAATTCCACTCTAACTCTAACAGTTCCTCAAAGCG AAGCACTTATGTACATTGCTGTTGCTGTCTCTGCATTTCTTGTGATCCTCATTATTGGCCTCACTGTGTGGATAGTAAAATGCTG CAGGGGGACAGAACAGACTGA